In Burkholderia sp. PAMC 26561, the following are encoded in one genomic region:
- a CDS encoding DUF1488 family protein, whose product MFTVVTAGREVKALITRTALEQYFWLGPDASEGRVLRIFADGRQRITAVTQRVALRSGATEVRLDAEDFAS is encoded by the coding sequence ATGTTCACGGTAGTGACCGCTGGTCGCGAGGTGAAGGCACTGATCACGAGGACGGCGCTAGAGCAGTACTTCTGGCTGGGTCCTGATGCAAGCGAAGGCCGCGTGCTGCGTATATTTGCTGACGGCCGCCAGCGCATAACGGCCGTCACGCAGCGCGTGGCTTTACGCAGCGGCGCGACCGAAGTCCGCCTTGATGCAGAGGACTTTGCATCGTAG
- a CDS encoding ParA family protein produces MTTAARARAEKPIVSINHQVRHVPKRMPLSAIKAIADNASGMLVDVRESMLAPHPRKNPPVFTTAQVGTLCRIDRQRANYFLRAESELPQGTLHGSGRSREFSLAEARVWIDKVAPFTKRPTGVKGKKIAIGNFKGGVSKTTTAMTLAQGLSLFGRRVLIIDLDPQASLSALNGILADSEVSDEQTVLPLIYGDVSNLEYAVQATYWDGIDLIPASAALFGAEFFLPFKQSKDSSFQFWDVLNKGMESLLDTYDVIIIDTPPALSYMTINAFMAADGLIVPTPPSALDYASSTQFWSLLSDLSESMKQVAPHLDKSFDFIHVLLAKVDHSQAATHIVREWINKTYEGLVLPVEIPTTTVTQSAAAEFGTVYDISRYEGSLKTYQRAREAYDRLAELIDQELVALWLSDAEVA; encoded by the coding sequence ATGACGACTGCTGCTCGAGCACGTGCAGAGAAGCCGATTGTTTCGATTAATCATCAAGTAAGACATGTGCCCAAGCGCATGCCGCTGTCCGCGATAAAAGCCATCGCCGACAACGCCAGCGGCATGTTGGTCGACGTGCGCGAAAGCATGCTCGCGCCGCACCCGCGAAAAAATCCGCCTGTCTTCACGACTGCCCAAGTCGGAACTCTTTGCAGAATCGACCGTCAACGAGCCAATTATTTTCTCCGCGCTGAATCCGAACTTCCGCAAGGAACTTTGCATGGAAGCGGCCGTAGCCGCGAGTTTTCGCTAGCCGAGGCACGCGTCTGGATTGATAAGGTTGCGCCGTTCACAAAACGACCGACGGGAGTCAAAGGGAAAAAGATTGCAATCGGAAACTTCAAAGGTGGCGTGAGCAAGACTACTACCGCTATGACTCTTGCGCAGGGACTTTCGCTTTTCGGGCGTCGAGTGCTAATTATCGACTTGGATCCGCAGGCCTCTTTGTCTGCACTGAACGGGATCCTTGCAGATAGTGAAGTGTCCGACGAACAAACGGTCCTGCCACTTATCTACGGTGACGTTAGTAATTTAGAGTACGCGGTTCAGGCGACTTACTGGGACGGTATTGACCTAATTCCAGCAAGCGCGGCCTTGTTTGGCGCAGAATTTTTCCTTCCATTTAAGCAATCCAAGGATTCTTCATTCCAGTTTTGGGATGTGCTTAATAAAGGAATGGAATCTTTGTTGGATACCTACGATGTAATCATCATCGACACGCCCCCAGCTTTGTCCTACATGACTATAAATGCGTTCATGGCTGCGGACGGCTTGATTGTGCCTACGCCGCCAAGCGCGCTGGATTACGCATCTTCAACACAGTTTTGGAGTTTGCTGTCCGATCTATCCGAGAGCATGAAACAGGTTGCCCCTCACTTGGATAAAAGCTTCGATTTCATTCATGTCCTTCTTGCGAAAGTGGATCACAGCCAAGCTGCAACCCACATTGTTAGGGAATGGATAAACAAGACGTATGAAGGGCTGGTTCTGCCGGTGGAAATTCCCACCACGACGGTTACACAAAGCGCAGCAGCTGAGTTCGGCACGGTCTATGACATCTCA
- a CDS encoding HU family DNA-binding protein yields MNKHELVDAVAAQSGASKALTSEIIDEVLARITQAVVSGDTVQLVGFGSFGTGARAARAGRNPKTGEALQIAAATTVKFTAGKAFKDSVNQ; encoded by the coding sequence ATGAACAAACACGAACTTGTCGATGCAGTCGCAGCACAATCCGGCGCAAGCAAAGCCTTGACCAGCGAAATCATCGATGAGGTGCTGGCAAGGATCACGCAAGCGGTGGTGTCCGGCGATACGGTTCAATTAGTTGGTTTTGGTTCGTTCGGTACTGGCGCGCGTGCCGCCCGTGCGGGGCGCAATCCGAAAACAGGCGAAGCGCTCCAGATTGCCGCAGCTACGACGGTAAAGTTCACTGCAGGAAAAGCGTTCAAGGACAGCGTCAATCAGTAA